In one window of Campylobacter hepaticus DNA:
- the dnaN gene encoding DNA polymerase III subunit beta produces MKLSINKNTLESAVILCNAYVEKKDSSTITSHLFFHADEDKLIIRASDYEIGIDYKIKKIRIESNGFATANAKSISDVIKNLNNEEVILETIDNFLFIRQKSTKYKLPMFNYEDFPNFPNTEGKNQFNIDSNDLSRSLKKILPSIDTNNPKYSLNGAFLDIKTDKINFVGTDTKRLAIYTLEKTNNQEFSFSIPKKAIMEMQKLFYEKIEIFYDQNMLIAKNENFEFFTKLINDKFPDYEKVIPKNFKQELSFSTEDFIDSLKKISVVTEKMKLHFNKDKIIFEGISLDNMEAKTELQIQSPIDEEFSLIIKIKYLLDFLSSIEEEKFTLGVNEPNSAFIVKSQGLSVIIMPIIL; encoded by the coding sequence ATGAAGTTAAGTATCAATAAAAATACTTTAGAATCTGCAGTAATTTTATGCAATGCTTATGTAGAAAAAAAGGACTCTAGTACCATTACTTCTCATCTTTTTTTTCATGCTGATGAAGATAAACTTATCATAAGAGCAAGTGATTATGAAATAGGGATTGATTATAAAATAAAAAAAATACGCATAGAATCAAATGGTTTTGCAACTGCAAATGCAAAAAGTATTAGTGATGTGATTAAAAATTTAAATAATGAAGAAGTAATCTTAGAAACCATAGATAATTTCTTATTTATAAGACAAAAAAGCACTAAGTATAAACTTCCTATGTTTAATTATGAAGATTTTCCTAACTTCCCTAATACAGAAGGTAAAAATCAATTCAATATTGACTCAAATGATTTAAGCAGATCTCTTAAAAAAATATTACCAAGTATTGATACGAACAATCCAAAATACTCTTTAAATGGTGCATTTTTAGATATAAAAACCGATAAAATTAACTTCGTAGGAACTGATACAAAACGCCTTGCTATTTATACTTTAGAAAAAACAAATAATCAAGAATTTAGCTTTAGCATTCCTAAAAAAGCTATCATGGAAATGCAAAAACTCTTTTATGAAAAAATAGAAATTTTTTATGATCAAAACATGCTTATTGCTAAAAATGAAAATTTTGAATTTTTCACTAAACTTATCAATGATAAATTTCCTGATTATGAAAAAGTAATTCCAAAAAATTTTAAACAAGAACTTAGTTTTTCAACAGAAGACTTTATAGATTCTCTTAAAAAAATTAGCGTTGTAACTGAAAAAATGAAATTGCATTTTAATAAAGATAAAATTATTTTTGAAGGTATAAGCTTAGATAATATGGAAGCAAAAACAGAACTTCAAATTCAAAGTCCTATTGATGAAGAATTTAGTCTTATTATAAAAATCAAATATTTACTTGATTTTTTAAGTTCTATAGAAGAAGAAAAATTTACCCTAGGTGTAAATGAACCTAATTCAGCATTTATAGTTAAATCTCAAGGGCTATCAGTAATTATCATGCCTATAATTTTATAA
- the queF gene encoding preQ(1) synthase gives MLYGEKEIKEFDVENMEIWPNEAKNDYIIKITLPEFMCFCPRSGYPDFAKIYLEYIPDQFVIELKAIKLYINTFMHKNVSHEASINEIYTTLKEKLKPKWIKVVGDFNPRGNVHTLIECRSDIVIPKSE, from the coding sequence ATGCTTTATGGAGAAAAAGAAATCAAAGAATTTGATGTAGAGAATATGGAAATTTGGCCCAATGAGGCTAAAAATGATTATATTATAAAAATCACTTTGCCTGAATTTATGTGTTTTTGTCCTCGTTCGGGTTATCCTGATTTTGCAAAGATTTATCTTGAATACATACCTGATCAATTTGTTATTGAACTTAAGGCTATAAAATTATACATTAATACTTTCATGCATAAAAATGTTTCACATGAAGCAAGTATTAATGAAATTTATACTACTTTAAAAGAAAAATTAAAACCAAAATGGATCAAAGTTGTAGGAGATTTTAATCCACGCGGAAATGTTCACACCCTTATAGAATGTCGTAGTGATATTGTAATTCCAAAAAGTGAGTAA
- the dnaA gene encoding chromosomal replication initiator protein DnaA, with amino-acid sequence MDPSQILENFKKELSKNEYENYISSLKFNEKQSKADLLVFNAPNELMAKFIQTKYSKKIAYFYEVQSGNKAIINIQAQNNKSSNKNSKIDIAHIKAQSTILNPSFTFESFVVGDSNKYAYGSCKAITHKDKLGKLYNPIFIYGTTGLGKTHLLQAVGNASLEMGKKVIYATSENFINDFTSNLKNGSLDKFHEKYRNCDVLLIDDVQFLGKTDKIQEEFFFIFNEIKNNDGQIIMTSDNPPNMLKGITERLKSRFSHGIIADITPPQLDTKIAIIRKKCEFNDINLSNEIINYIATSLGDNIREIEGIIISLNAYATILGQEITLELAKSVMKDHIKEKKENITIDDILSLICKEFNIKPSDVKSNKKTQNIVLARRIIIYLARTLTTLTMPQLANYFEMKDHTAISHNVKKITEMIENDSNLKTKIEELKNKILVKSQS; translated from the coding sequence ATGGATCCAAGTCAAATACTTGAAAATTTCAAAAAAGAATTAAGCAAAAACGAATACGAAAATTATATTTCAAGTTTGAAATTCAATGAAAAACAAAGCAAAGCAGATCTTTTAGTTTTTAACGCTCCTAATGAACTCATGGCCAAATTCATACAAACAAAATACAGTAAAAAAATCGCCTATTTTTATGAGGTACAAAGTGGGAATAAAGCCATCATTAACATACAAGCACAAAATAATAAATCAAGCAATAAAAACTCAAAAATCGATATAGCACATATTAAAGCACAAAGTACTATTTTAAATCCTTCTTTTACCTTTGAAAGTTTTGTTGTGGGAGATTCTAATAAATACGCTTATGGATCTTGCAAGGCCATCACTCATAAAGATAAGCTTGGAAAACTTTATAATCCTATTTTTATCTATGGTACAACAGGACTTGGAAAAACACATTTACTTCAAGCAGTAGGGAATGCAAGTTTAGAAATGGGAAAAAAAGTTATTTATGCTACAAGTGAAAATTTTATCAACGACTTTACTTCAAATTTAAAAAACGGATCCTTAGACAAATTCCATGAAAAATACAGAAATTGTGATGTTTTACTCATAGATGATGTACAGTTTTTAGGAAAAACTGATAAAATTCAAGAAGAATTTTTTTTCATCTTTAATGAAATCAAAAACAATGATGGGCAAATTATCATGACCTCAGATAATCCACCCAATATGCTAAAAGGCATAACAGAACGTTTAAAAAGTCGCTTTTCACATGGCATTATAGCTGATATCACCCCTCCTCAACTAGACACAAAAATAGCTATCATTAGAAAAAAATGTGAATTTAATGATATTAATCTTTCTAATGAAATTATAAATTATATAGCCACTTCTTTAGGGGATAATATAAGAGAAATTGAAGGTATTATTATAAGTTTAAATGCTTATGCTACCATACTAGGACAAGAAATCACCCTAGAACTTGCTAAAAGTGTGATGAAAGATCACATTAAAGAAAAAAAAGAAAATATCACTATAGATGATATTTTATCTTTAATCTGTAAAGAATTTAACATTAAACCAAGTGATGTGAAATCAAATAAAAAAACGCAAAACATAGTCTTAGCAAGACGTATTATCATATACTTAGCAAGAACGCTAACTACTTTAACTATGCCACAACTTGCTAATTATTTTGAAATGAAAGATCATACTGCTATTTCACATAATGTTAAAAAAATCACAGAAATGATAGAAAATGATTCTAATTTAAAAACAAAAATCGAAGAATTAAAAAATAAAATTCTTGTAAAAAGTCAAAGTTAG
- the flgE gene encoding flagellar hook protein FlgE encodes MMRSLWSGVSGLQGHQVAMDVEGNNIANVNTTGFKYSRADFGTMFSQTVKIATAPTDGRGGQNPLQIGLGTSVNSTTRIHSQGSVQTTDKNTDVAINGDGFFMVSDDGGLTNYLTRSGDFKLDAYGNFVNNAGFVVQGWNINWDDQTIDSSRSPQNIFIDPGMHIPAAKSTEVAIKANLNSGLNIGTSSRNLYALDSVHGWNKRISKAEDENDPGTTQFYTTSKNSVEVTEKGVDAGSLFNAKGQGLNLRDGQGIWVSFADAKFTTNQTGTVFDENDKKAQTNVIFWGNKDKKVTLDITLNGVKIQNDSIASLDEAIAYINTFTAPTDTRDGTGVRAVKKADGSGIEFINDNSNGTTDNMKNINLTVNNGNTAGELATINMKNGNNDEFDWDNVQLTPINGNSNWVKTQANQNNGNSVQIITAHKYIYSSSPVSLPPMYNPDGGPSFSTAGGANLTDPASKNYRDALNGGLLNTNARTFRTTEDLRELLQRDARYGVDYSGNGKLDLNEDVNQGVKVVVNENGHFAISNTKESSTIPAGGKGVNGVGNNPIPANDTLVGPKNMNFSVTAYTNKEGTVSRNDAFTAIFKAWDGPLVTGASIKESEQLKLSAFSAGLEIYDSLGTKHTLEVQFVKQSTTQDGGNEWQMIIRVPEPAEINATGEGPNNIVVGTARFNNDGSLASYSPKTISFSPNNGAAPNQQIKLSFGTSGSNDGLVSSNSASTLTGQATDGYPSGNLKPDAIRVDDKGNILGEFTNGKTFAVAKIAMASVANNSGLEEIGGNLFKVTANSGNIVVGEAGTGGRGEMKTAALEMSNVDLSRSLTQLIIVQRGYQANSKTISTSDQMLQTLIQLKQ; translated from the coding sequence ATGATGAGATCACTTTGGTCGGGTGTGAGTGGACTACAAGGACACCAAGTTGCAATGGATGTTGAGGGTAATAATATCGCAAATGTAAATACAACAGGTTTTAAATACTCTCGTGCAGACTTTGGCACTATGTTTAGTCAAACTGTTAAAATCGCTACGGCTCCAACTGATGGAAGAGGAGGGCAAAATCCCCTTCAAATAGGACTTGGAACTTCAGTTAATTCAACGACTAGAATACATTCTCAAGGTTCAGTACAAACTACGGATAAAAATACTGATGTGGCTATTAATGGGGATGGATTTTTTATGGTAAGTGATGATGGGGGCCTTACTAATTATCTTACGCGTTCTGGGGATTTTAAACTTGATGCTTATGGGAATTTTGTAAACAATGCAGGCTTTGTTGTACAAGGTTGGAATATCAACTGGGATGATCAAACCATAGACAGTTCAAGAAGCCCACAAAATATTTTTATAGATCCTGGTATGCATATCCCTGCGGCAAAATCTACTGAAGTAGCCATTAAAGCCAATCTTAATAGCGGGCTTAACATAGGAACTTCAAGTAGAAATCTTTATGCTCTTGATTCAGTACATGGTTGGAATAAAAGAATAAGCAAAGCTGAAGATGAAAACGATCCAGGAACAACACAATTTTACACTACTTCTAAAAATTCTGTAGAAGTAACTGAAAAAGGAGTGGATGCAGGATCGCTTTTTAATGCTAAAGGACAAGGGTTAAATCTAAGAGATGGACAAGGTATTTGGGTAAGTTTTGCAGATGCAAAATTTACTACTAATCAAACAGGAACAGTTTTTGATGAGAATGATAAAAAAGCACAAACTAATGTAATTTTTTGGGGTAATAAAGATAAAAAAGTAACCCTAGATATAACCTTAAATGGGGTAAAAATTCAAAATGATAGTATTGCAAGTTTAGATGAAGCTATAGCTTATATCAATACTTTCACCGCTCCAACTGATACTAGGGATGGAACAGGGGTAAGAGCAGTTAAAAAGGCTGATGGTTCAGGCATAGAATTTATCAATGATAATAGCAATGGCACCACAGACAATATGAAAAATATTAATTTAACTGTAAATAATGGAAATACAGCAGGTGAGCTTGCTACTATTAATATGAAAAATGGCAATAATGATGAATTTGATTGGGATAATGTACAATTAACACCTATTAATGGAAATAGCAATTGGGTTAAGACTCAAGCAAATCAAAATAATGGAAATAGTGTGCAAATCATTACAGCCCATAAATATATTTATAGTTCAAGCCCTGTGAGCTTGCCTCCTATGTATAATCCTGATGGGGGTCCTTCTTTTAGTACCGCAGGAGGAGCTAATTTAACCGATCCTGCATCTAAAAATTATAGAGATGCTCTTAATGGAGGACTTTTAAATACAAATGCAAGAACTTTTAGAACCACAGAGGATTTAAGAGAGCTCTTACAAAGAGATGCTAGATATGGGGTAGATTATAGTGGTAATGGTAAATTAGATCTTAATGAAGATGTAAATCAAGGCGTAAAGGTTGTGGTTAATGAAAACGGACATTTTGCCATCTCTAATACTAAAGAAAGCTCTACCATACCAGCTGGTGGAAAAGGTGTAAATGGAGTTGGCAATAATCCTATTCCAGCAAATGATACTCTTGTTGGACCAAAAAATATGAATTTTAGCGTTACTGCTTATACCAACAAAGAAGGAACAGTAAGCAGAAATGATGCTTTTACAGCTATATTTAAGGCTTGGGATGGTCCTTTAGTAACAGGAGCTTCTATTAAAGAAAGTGAACAACTCAAACTCAGCGCTTTTTCAGCAGGGCTTGAAATTTATGATTCTTTAGGTACAAAACATACCTTAGAAGTACAATTTGTTAAGCAAAGCACTACTCAAGATGGGGGTAATGAATGGCAAATGATTATCCGTGTGCCTGAACCTGCAGAAATCAATGCCACAGGAGAAGGTCCAAATAACATAGTAGTAGGAACAGCAAGATTTAACAATGATGGATCTTTAGCAAGTTATAGTCCAAAAACTATAAGTTTTTCTCCAAATAACGGAGCTGCTCCAAACCAACAAATCAAGCTTTCTTTTGGAACTAGTGGAAGCAATGATGGTCTTGTAAGTTCTAATTCTGCTTCAACCCTAACAGGTCAAGCAACTGATGGTTATCCTTCAGGAAATTTAAAACCAGATGCCATACGTGTGGATGATAAAGGAAATATCTTAGGTGAGTTTACCAATGGCAAAACCTTTGCCGTAGCAAAAATAGCCATGGCTTCAGTAGCAAATAACTCAGGTCTTGAAGAAATAGGTGGCAATCTTTTTAAAGTAACTGCAAATAGTGGCAATATAGTAGTAGGTGAAGCAGGAACAGGAGGTAGGGGTGAAATGAAAACTGCAGCCCTTGAAATGTCAAATGTGGATTTAAGCCGTTCTTTAACCCAACTTATCATAGTTCAAAGAGGTTATCAAGCAAATTCTAAAACCATTTCAACAAGTGATCAAATGTTACAAACCTTAATACAGCTTAAACAATAA
- a CDS encoding homoserine O-acetyltransferase/O-succinyltransferase family protein codes for MPLIIPENIPAYELLKDHAFIMGSRRAKHQDIRPQEILIINLMPKKIETENQILSLLANSPLQVNITLLATATYIGKNTSITHLEKFYKSIKECKKYRFDGAIVTGAPVEQMEFEKVAYWEELLEIFDFLRSNVTSTMYICWGAMAALKHFYGIDKVILNKKIFGVYKHDKIVPDLLLTNLDEKVLMPHSRHSSMDEAQILSLQKQGKIKVLLKNKKIGSALLRDEKDIFILGHLEYFKDTLHQEYIRDNFMQKAKNYYDKNGNIKYHWRSNANTIFSNWLNYDVYQSTPFVL; via the coding sequence ATGCCACTTATTATTCCAGAAAATATACCTGCTTATGAGCTTTTAAAAGATCATGCTTTTATCATGGGATCAAGGAGGGCAAAGCATCAAGATATACGTCCACAAGAAATTTTAATCATCAATCTCATGCCAAAAAAAATCGAAACAGAAAATCAAATTTTAAGTTTACTTGCAAATTCTCCTTTGCAAGTAAATATTACCCTTTTAGCTACTGCTACTTATATAGGTAAAAACACTTCTATAACGCATTTGGAAAAATTTTATAAAAGCATTAAAGAATGTAAAAAATATAGATTTGATGGTGCTATTGTTACTGGAGCTCCTGTAGAACAAATGGAATTTGAAAAAGTTGCTTACTGGGAAGAATTACTAGAAATTTTTGATTTTTTAAGATCAAATGTTACAAGTACCATGTATATTTGTTGGGGTGCTATGGCTGCTTTAAAGCATTTTTATGGTATAGATAAAGTTATTTTAAATAAGAAAATTTTTGGGGTTTATAAACATGATAAAATTGTACCTGATTTGCTTTTGACTAATTTAGATGAAAAAGTTTTAATGCCTCATTCAAGGCATTCTAGTATGGATGAAGCACAAATTTTATCCTTACAAAAGCAAGGAAAAATAAAAGTTTTACTTAAAAATAAAAAAATAGGTTCAGCCTTATTAAGAGATGAGAAGGATATTTTTATTTTAGGGCATTTAGAGTATTTTAAAGATACCTTGCATCAAGAATACATAAGAGATAATTTCATGCAAAAAGCCAAAAATTATTATGATAAAAATGGCAATATAAAATATCATTGGCGTTCAAATGCTAATACCATTTTTTCTAATTGGTTAAATTATGATGTTTATCAAAGTACTCCTTTTGTGCTTTGA
- a CDS encoding aminotransferase class I/II-fold pyridoxal phosphate-dependent enzyme, which yields MNFSKETLALHGSYDFDTQRSISVPIYQNTAYNFENLAQAQARFNLKELGNIYSRISNPTSDVLGQRLASIEGGAFGVVVSSGMAACFYALINLAKCGDNIAYSNKLYGGTQTLISHTLKNFGIQAREFDIDDIKTLEKIIDQNTKAIFFESLSNPQIAIADIEKITHLAKKHNILTICDNTVATPYLLQPFKFGVDIIVHSLSKYVNGQGSALGGVLIERNNLNDLLKNNEKYQAFNTPDPSYHGLNLNTLDLPIFSIKIMITYLRDLGASLAPQNAWLLLQGLETLALRIEKHSKNAQEIAHFLNSHPDIKGVNYPALENNAYYHLFKKYFDKNLASGLLSFEAKDYEHAKSICNKTKLFLLAANLGDSKSLIIHPASTTHSQLSEEELKKAGISKATLRLSIGLENAHDLIQDLKQAIKD from the coding sequence ATGAATTTTAGTAAAGAAACTTTAGCATTACATGGATCTTATGATTTTGATACTCAAAGAAGTATTAGTGTGCCTATATATCAAAATACTGCTTATAATTTTGAAAATTTAGCTCAAGCTCAAGCACGTTTTAATCTTAAAGAATTAGGCAATATTTATTCAAGGATAAGTAATCCTACAAGCGATGTTTTAGGACAAAGACTTGCTAGTATTGAAGGTGGGGCTTTTGGAGTTGTTGTTTCTAGTGGTATGGCAGCTTGTTTTTATGCTCTTATTAATCTAGCAAAATGTGGGGATAATATAGCTTATTCAAACAAGCTTTATGGGGGAACCCAAACTTTGATTTCTCATACTCTTAAAAATTTTGGTATACAAGCAAGAGAATTTGATATAGATGATATAAAGACTTTAGAAAAAATTATAGATCAAAACACAAAAGCCATTTTTTTTGAAAGCCTTTCAAATCCTCAAATTGCTATAGCCGATATAGAAAAAATCACCCATTTAGCAAAAAAACATAATATCCTTACCATATGTGATAATACTGTTGCAACCCCTTATTTATTGCAACCTTTTAAATTTGGAGTAGATATTATAGTGCATAGTTTATCCAAATATGTCAATGGGCAAGGCAGTGCTTTAGGTGGGGTGCTTATAGAAAGAAATAATTTAAATGATTTGCTTAAAAACAATGAAAAATATCAAGCCTTTAATACCCCTGATCCTAGTTATCATGGATTAAATTTAAACACTCTTGATTTGCCTATTTTTAGCATTAAAATCATGATTACTTATCTTAGGGATTTAGGAGCTAGTTTAGCTCCACAAAATGCATGGTTGCTTTTACAAGGACTTGAAACTTTAGCTTTACGCATAGAAAAGCACAGTAAAAATGCTCAAGAAATTGCTCATTTTTTAAATTCTCATCCTGATATTAAAGGGGTAAATTATCCTGCTTTAGAAAATAATGCTTATTATCATTTATTTAAAAAGTATTTTGATAAAAATTTAGCTAGTGGTCTTTTAAGTTTTGAAGCTAAAGATTATGAACATGCTAAAAGCATTTGCAATAAAACCAAACTCTTTTTGCTTGCTGCAAATTTAGGCGATAGCAAGTCTTTAATCATACATCCTGCCTCAACCACTCATTCACAACTTAGTGAAGAAGAACTTAAAAAAGCAGGCATAAGTAAGGCTACTTTACGTTTGAGTATAGGACTTGAAAATGCTCATGATTTAATACAGGATTTAAAACAAGCCATAAAAGATTAA
- the ruvC gene encoding crossover junction endodeoxyribonuclease RuvC, with translation MKILGIDPGSRNCGYAIIELNKTKKTLIEAGLIKIKPSTLQYQITELCEGLDLIFKNHSFDEVAIEDIFFAYNPKSVLKLAQFRGALSLKILQIHGDFKEYTPLQVKKAVTGKAKASKEQVAFMVKRLLGLSKDIKPLDITDAIAIALTHAANLRIKV, from the coding sequence TTGAAGATTTTAGGTATAGATCCAGGATCAAGAAATTGTGGTTATGCTATCATAGAGCTTAATAAAACTAAAAAAACCCTTATAGAAGCAGGACTTATAAAGATAAAACCTAGCACTTTACAATACCAAATCACAGAGCTTTGTGAAGGCTTAGATCTTATTTTTAAAAACCATTCTTTTGATGAGGTGGCTATAGAAGATATCTTTTTTGCTTACAATCCAAAAAGTGTTTTAAAACTCGCACAATTTCGCGGAGCTTTGTCTTTAAAAATTTTACAAATTCATGGAGACTTTAAAGAATACACTCCCTTACAAGTTAAAAAAGCCGTTACAGGTAAGGCTAAAGCAAGTAAAGAACAAGTTGCTTTTATGGTAAAAAGACTTTTAGGACTTAGTAAGGATATCAAGCCTTTAGACATTACTGATGCTATTGCTATAGCTTTAACTCACGCAGCCAATTTAAGAATCAAAGTTTAA
- a CDS encoding outer membrane beta-barrel protein, producing MNKKLLSAFSSLFLFTNLALADENSGFFIGADAAWMHAQVKSNLDHKGGLAKAAIFNGDVSGNIPVFGLRIGYRLNQTHRIYSAYNYSDEFSDLIKVPSFEIQGNFTTHKFLLGYDFTPKLFESTRAVLGGYLGYAKTNIDLKTSFSSLGRNFDGFVYGLKAGAMYELNQNNEVELGFKAEQISYNSKNFYQKEVGSNFYNPTQRNYGVYLAYNYKF from the coding sequence ATGAATAAAAAATTATTAAGTGCGTTTTCTAGTCTTTTTTTATTTACGAATTTGGCTTTAGCTGATGAAAATTCTGGTTTTTTTATAGGTGCTGATGCGGCTTGGATGCATGCTCAAGTAAAAAGTAATCTTGATCATAAAGGAGGTTTAGCTAAGGCTGCTATCTTTAATGGAGATGTTTCAGGGAATATTCCTGTATTTGGCTTAAGAATAGGCTATCGTTTAAATCAAACTCATAGGATTTATTCTGCTTATAATTATTCAGATGAATTTAGCGATTTGATTAAAGTACCTTCGTTTGAAATACAGGGTAATTTTACTACGCATAAGTTTTTATTAGGTTATGATTTTACTCCTAAGCTTTTTGAAAGCACAAGAGCAGTTTTAGGTGGGTATTTAGGTTATGCAAAAACTAATATTGATTTAAAAACTTCTTTTTCATCTTTAGGTAGAAATTTTGATGGTTTTGTATATGGGCTTAAAGCAGGTGCAATGTATGAGTTAAATCAAAACAATGAAGTAGAACTAGGCTTTAAAGCAGAACAAATAAGTTATAATTCTAAGAATTTTTATCAAAAAGAAGTGGGATCGAATTTTTATAATCCTACCCAAAGAAATTATGGAGTATATTTAGCTTATAATTACAAATTCTAA